In a single window of the Jaculus jaculus isolate mJacJac1 chromosome 9, mJacJac1.mat.Y.cur, whole genome shotgun sequence genome:
- the Rnf43 gene encoding E3 ubiquitin-protein ligase RNF43 isoform X2, with protein MSLQARMAGERGASAVLFDITEDRAAAEQLQQPLGLTWPVVLIWGNDAEKLMEFVYKNRKAHVRIELKEPPAWPDYDVWILLTVVGTIFVVILASVLRIRCRPRHSRPDPLQQRTAWAISQLATRRYQASCRRARAEWPDSGSSCSSAPMCAICLEEFSEGQELRVISCLHEFHRSCVDPWLHQHRTCPLCMFNIVEGDSLSQALGSSPSYQEPGRRLHLIRQHPGHAHYHLPAAYLLGPSRDPVARPPRPRPFLPSQEPGMGSRHQRLPRAAHLRALGEQQHLAVAQHPYAQGWGLSHLRCTSQHPPVCPVPLRRVRPHDSSGSGESYRTERSGYLADGPASDSSSGPCHGSSSDSVVNCTDISLQGIHGSSSTFRSSLSSDFDPLVYCSPEGDLQGKGVQPTVTSRPRSLDSVVPTGETQVSSHVHYHRHRHHHYKKRFQWHGRKPGPETGVPQSRPAVSRTQLQPESPVPDQHVTRSNSTALTGQLPSPQRPRALTEPAPGTAEAASPSPSPSNLSNLQKSSLPVRHPQRKRRGGPSEPTPATRPQDLTVHPACQIFPHCSPHLAYPWSPEAHPLIFRPPGLDRSPLSEAPVPCYSSSQPMWLYLTPRRPLGPHPPGEGLSEWSCDTPEGRSCPYPHCQVLPAQPGSEEELEELCEQAV; from the exons ATGTCTCTGCAGGCCCGGATGGCTGGCGAGCGAGGAGCCAGTGCAGTCCTCTTTGACATCACGGAGGATCGAGCTGCTGCTGAGCAG CTGCAGCAGCCCCTGGGGCTGACGTGGCCCGTGGTGCTGATCTGGGGCAATGACGCTGAGAAGCTAATGGAGTTTGTGTACAAGAACCGGAAGGCCCACGTGAGGATTGAGCTAAAGGAGCCCCCGGCCTGG CCAGATTATGACGTGTGGATCCTCTTGACTGTGGTGGGCACCATCTTTGTGGTCATCCTGGCTTCAGTGCTGCGCATCCGGTGCCGCCCCCGCCACAGCAGGCCT GACCCTCTTCAGCAACGAACAGCCTGGGCCATCAGCCAGCTGGCCACCAGGAGGTACCAAGCCAGCTGCAGGAGGGCCCGAGCCGAGTGGCCAGACTCGGGCAGTAGCTGCAGCTCAGCCCCCATGTGTGCCATCTGCCTGGAGGAATTTTCCGAGGGTCAG GAGCTGCGAGTCATTTCCTGCCTCCATGAGTTCCATCGCAGCTGTGTGGACCCGTGGCTACATCAGCACCGGACTTGCCCTCTCTGCATGTTCAACATCGTAG agGGAGATTCGTTGTCCCAGGCCCTGGGATCCTCTCCGTCTTACCAGGAACCAGGCAGGAGACTGCACCTCATTCGCCAGCATCCCGGCCATGCCCACTACCATCTTCCTGCTGCCTACTTATTGGGCCCTTCCAGGGATCCGGTGGCTCGGCCCCCACGACCTAGGCCCTTCCTGCCAtcccaggagccaggcatgggctCTCGGCACCAACGCCTCCCCAGAGCTGCGCATCTCCGGGCTCTGGGTGAACAGCAGCACCTGGCAGTGGCCCAGCACCCCTATGCACAGGGCTGGGGGCTGAGCCACCTCCGATGTACCTCTCAGCACCCCCCAGTCTGTCCAGTGCCCCTGCGCCGGGTTCGGCCTCATGACAGCAGTGGCTCTGGAGAAAGCTACCGCACCGAGCGCAGTGGCTACCTGGCAGACGGGCCAGCCAGCGACTCCAGCTCAGGGCCATGTCATGGCTCTTCCAGTGACTCAGTGGTCAACTGCACGGACATCAGCCTGCAGGGCATCCACGGCAGCAGTTCTACCTTCCGCAGCTCCCTGAGCAGCGACTTTGACCCATTGGTGTACTGCAGCCCTGAAGGGGATCTCCAGGGAAAGGGGGTGCAGCCTACTGTGACCTCTCGACCCCGTTCCCTGGATTCAGTGGTGCCCACAGGGGAAACCCAGGTTTCTAGCCATGTCCACTACCACAGGCACAGGCACCACCACTATAAAAAGAGGTTCCAGTGGCATGGTAGAAAGCCTGGCCCAGAAACCGGGGTCCCCCAGTCGAGGCCTGCTGTTTCTCGGACTCAGCTGCAGCCAGAGTCACCTGTTCCTGACCAGCATGTCACCAGATCCAACTCAACAGCCCTTACAGGACAGCTTCCCAGCCCACAGCGGCCCAGGGCCCTTACAGAGCCAGCCCCTGGTACAGCTGAAGCTGCCAGCCCTAGCCCCAGCCCCAGCAATCTTTCGAACTTGCAGAAATCCAGCCTCCCTGTGCGACACCCACAGAGAAAACGGCGAGGAGGCCCCTCAGAACCCACGCCGGCTACTCGGCCCCAAGACTTGACTGTGCATCCGGCCTGTCAGATTTTCCCCCACTGCAGCCCCCATCTGGCATACCCTTGGTCCCCTGAGGCCCACCCACTGATCTTCAGACCGCCAGGCCTGGATAGGAGCCCGCTATCAGAAGCTCCAGTTCCCTGTTACTCAAGTTCACAGCCAATGTGGTTATATCTGACTCCTCGCCGGCCCTTGGGACCACACCCACCTGGAGAGGGCCTTTCTGAATGGAGTTGTGACACCCCGGAGGGCAGGTCATGCCCTTACCCACACTGCCAGGTGCTGCCAGCCCAGCCTG GCTCAGaagaggagctggaggagctgtgtgaACAGGCCGTGTGA
- the Supt4h1 gene encoding transcription elongation factor SPT4 codes for MALETVPKDLRHLRACLLCSLVKTIDQFEYDGCDNCDAYLQMKGNREMVYDCTSSSFDGIIAMMSPEDSWVSKWQRVSNFKPGVYAVSVTGRLPQGIVRELKSRGVAYKSRDTAIKT; via the exons ATGGCTCTGGAGACGGTGCCGAAGGATCTGCGGCATCTGCGGGCTTGCTTGCTGTGCTCGCTGGTGAAG ACTATAGACCAGTTTGAATATGATGGTTGTGACAATTGTGACGCATACCTGCAGATGAAGGGTAACAGAGAGATGGTATATGATTGCACCAGTTCATCTTTTGATGG AATCATTGCAATGATGAGTCCAGAAGACAGCTGGGTCTCTAAGTGGCAGCGAGTCA GTAACTTTAAGCCAGGTGTGTATGCGGTGTCGGTCACTGGTCGCCTGCCCCAAG GAATCGTGCGGGAGCTGAAAAGCCGAGGAGTGGCATACAAATCCAGAGACACAGCTATAAAGACCTAG